A region from the Corallococcus caeni genome encodes:
- a CDS encoding lysylphosphatidylglycerol synthase domain-containing protein: MADAPARRGWGFGLALLALLAALILVVARASDEREFAPLLKQSAPAWLFVAVLLQAATYLSQSAVWRAVLRRTRFHVPLGALYTMSFAKLFVDQALPSAGISGAALSATVLFRGFSFYLPLLPGLWLSRGVLRE; this comes from the coding sequence TTGGCTGACGCTCCTGCGCGACGTGGCTGGGGCTTCGGGCTGGCCCTGCTGGCCCTGCTGGCCGCGCTCATCCTGGTGGTGGCGCGCGCCTCCGACGAGCGTGAGTTCGCGCCCCTGCTGAAGCAGTCCGCCCCTGCGTGGCTGTTCGTCGCCGTGCTGCTCCAGGCGGCGACGTACCTGTCCCAGTCCGCGGTGTGGCGCGCGGTGTTGCGGCGGACGCGCTTCCACGTGCCCCTGGGTGCCCTCTACACGATGAGCTTCGCGAAACTTTTCGTCGACCAGGCCCTCCCCTCCGCGGGCATCAGCGGCGCGGCGCTCTCCGCGACGGTGCTGTTCCGCGGCTTCAGCTTCTACCTCCCCCTGCTGCCGGGCCTCTGGCTCTCCCGGGGCGTGCTCCGCGAGTGA
- a CDS encoding Kelch repeat-containing protein produces the protein MRNAFTRWMLVLGVSLLAACTLSSSDSESDEVGYADAAQQLLSPDGAPDSAISSTPQGCSTPGGQSCAGWSPAGSMSTPRSFHTATLLRNGRVLVAGGDTARADLYAPASRTWSPTGSMTVSRYDHTATLLPDGKVLVAGGINPTDGVLATAEVYDPASGTWCPTGSMTTARVAHEATLLSNGKVLVSGGSDGSGIGFATAEVYDPASGTWSTTGSLAAARSNHTSTGLPDGRVLVAGGYNVLLSLASSELYDPASGSWSTTGSMAMGRGEHTATLLPDGNVLVAGGLNFGTGGYLATAEVYAPATGAWSTTGSMASVRGQHVAALITDGRVLVAGGWTGTRALAESEVYEPTSGAWSAASSMAEPRISPTATALPDGRVLVAGGFGSEGAVTSTAEVYGPLRGTWKATGSMREPRREHTATLLLNGKVLVAGGADENYSAVATAELYDQASGAWRATGSMTGPRFRNTATLLPNGKVLVAGGISRTESLRTAELYDPVSGTWRRTGSLAAPRWSHVAVLLPNGKVLVLGGDDADGKPLATAEVYDPATDTWRTTGSMASARVQHAATLLPDGRVLVAGGANLDSGALASAEVYNPASGTWRATSSMSVPRLVPTMTLLFTGKALIAGGWSGERELETAETYDFRSGTWRATGSMTGPRVSAQATPLFNGGTLVVGGYNERGILATAEVYDPLSGTWRAACSMSRPRYNHTPTLLFNGKVLVAGDDETTGTAELYSP, from the coding sequence ATGAGAAATGCATTCACCCGGTGGATGCTGGTGCTCGGGGTATCGCTGCTGGCGGCTTGCACCCTCTCTTCCTCCGACTCCGAATCGGACGAGGTCGGGTACGCGGACGCCGCGCAGCAACTCCTCTCACCCGACGGCGCTCCCGACTCCGCCATCTCCAGCACGCCCCAGGGCTGTTCAACGCCGGGAGGACAAAGCTGTGCGGGATGGAGTCCGGCGGGCTCCATGTCGACACCTCGCAGTTTTCACACCGCGACGCTGCTGCGCAATGGCCGGGTCCTCGTCGCGGGAGGCGACACCGCGAGGGCGGACCTGTACGCCCCGGCCTCCCGGACCTGGAGCCCGACCGGCTCCATGACCGTGTCCCGCTACGATCACACGGCGACGCTGCTGCCTGACGGAAAGGTCCTCGTCGCGGGGGGCATCAACCCCACGGATGGCGTCCTGGCGACGGCGGAGGTGTACGACCCTGCTTCAGGAACCTGGTGCCCGACGGGCTCCATGACCACGGCGCGCGTCGCACATGAAGCGACGCTGCTCTCCAACGGAAAGGTTCTCGTCTCGGGGGGGTCGGACGGCAGCGGCATCGGCTTCGCGACAGCGGAGGTGTACGACCCGGCCTCGGGCACCTGGAGCACCACCGGCTCCCTGGCGGCGGCACGCTCCAATCACACGTCGACGGGGCTGCCTGACGGTAGGGTGCTGGTCGCGGGAGGGTACAACGTGCTCTTGTCCCTCGCGTCCTCGGAACTGTACGACCCTGCCTCGGGATCCTGGAGCACTACGGGATCCATGGCAATGGGTCGCGGCGAGCACACGGCGACGCTGCTGCCCGATGGCAACGTCCTCGTCGCGGGAGGGCTCAACTTCGGCACGGGCGGCTACCTCGCGACGGCGGAGGTCTATGCCCCAGCCACGGGAGCCTGGAGCACGACGGGTTCCATGGCTTCGGTTCGAGGTCAGCATGTCGCGGCGCTGATCACTGACGGAAGAGTGCTTGTCGCCGGTGGCTGGACGGGGACCCGCGCGCTCGCGGAGTCGGAAGTGTACGAGCCGACCTCGGGGGCCTGGAGTGCGGCCAGTTCCATGGCCGAGCCTCGGATATCGCCCACGGCCACGGCGTTGCCCGACGGAAGGGTCCTCGTCGCAGGGGGATTCGGCTCGGAAGGAGCCGTCACCTCGACCGCGGAGGTGTACGGCCCGCTGCGGGGCACCTGGAAGGCAACGGGTTCGATGCGCGAGCCTCGCCGTGAGCACACGGCGACCTTGCTGCTCAACGGCAAGGTCCTCGTCGCGGGGGGCGCAGACGAGAACTACAGCGCGGTTGCGACAGCGGAGCTCTACGACCAGGCCTCGGGCGCCTGGCGCGCGACGGGCTCGATGACCGGGCCCCGCTTTCGCAACACGGCAACGCTGTTGCCCAACGGAAAGGTGCTGGTCGCGGGGGGCATCAGCCGCACCGAATCGCTCAGGACGGCGGAGCTCTATGACCCGGTCTCGGGCACCTGGCGCAGGACCGGCTCGCTGGCAGCCCCGCGTTGGAGTCACGTGGCGGTGCTGCTGCCAAATGGGAAGGTCCTCGTCCTGGGTGGTGACGACGCCGACGGGAAACCACTCGCGACCGCGGAGGTGTACGACCCGGCCACGGACACCTGGCGCACGACGGGCTCCATGGCTTCAGCCCGCGTCCAACACGCGGCGACGCTGTTGCCCGACGGCAGGGTGCTCGTCGCGGGGGGAGCCAACCTCGACAGTGGCGCCCTCGCGTCGGCGGAGGTGTACAACCCGGCGTCGGGGACCTGGCGTGCCACCAGTTCCATGTCCGTGCCGCGCCTCGTCCCCACGATGACGCTGTTGTTCACCGGAAAGGCCCTCATCGCCGGGGGATGGTCCGGTGAGCGCGAACTGGAGACCGCGGAGACGTATGACTTTCGCTCGGGCACCTGGCGCGCGACGGGCTCCATGACCGGACCCCGCGTCAGTGCCCAGGCAACGCCGCTGTTCAACGGAGGGACACTCGTCGTCGGCGGTTATAACGAGCGCGGGATCCTCGCGACGGCGGAGGTGTACGACCCGCTCTCGGGGACGTGGCGTGCCGCCTGCTCCATGTCCAGACCTCGCTATAACCACACGCCAACGTTGCTGTTCAACGGGAAGGTCCTCGTTGCGGGGGACGACGAAACGACTGGGACGGCGGAGCTGTACTCACCCTGA
- a CDS encoding glycoside hydrolase domain-containing protein, whose amino-acid sequence MQFPKLALACLLLVWSQVAGAHSSRPAVWTESAMVKVRPETPPRSQRSISLTAARNEFVSFQVVLHGGTTGLRGVSAALPELRGGRSRIQGGDLLLYREAFLDITTPTPPGTTPGRWPDGLVPDVDEVVGEKRLAFPFDVPAGEARAIWVDVHVPSNARPGNYRGTVTVRGEGFTSRVEVRLQVVDAVLPSTSSLRSAFLLWPPHVCRAFTGDPVCPVDTQVRLLKLFHRMALEHRITLASAFPREVNLPTWDLPDYDTFNERWGPFLDGTAPNRLQGARMTALQYLGPANGASLTEFQTEAEARGWLSRSFDYVGDEPPYGTSWEAVAARAELTRTAAPLLRTLLTSTVTELEAHGLLEEIDIITVLVNFIDGTKPPYVGDQRPKYDDFLAQPRRELWLYQSCASHGCSPNEPPPPENIPGQGWPSYMVDRSAAKARGMQWLDFINGASGELYYQTVGLLYTAWTTQFRFNGNGDGTLFYPGLPSIIGGTTEIPLPSLRMKLIRQGMQDYEWLKLVSDAGDPAYARAVARKLIPHAWAVPDDGEAFDRARLLLIKRYRQLCRDRVSPP is encoded by the coding sequence ATGCAATTCCCCAAGCTGGCGCTGGCCTGTCTGTTGTTGGTGTGGAGTCAGGTGGCCGGGGCGCACTCGTCGCGTCCGGCCGTCTGGACCGAGAGCGCGATGGTGAAGGTGCGCCCGGAGACGCCTCCCCGCTCCCAGCGATCCATTTCGCTCACCGCCGCGCGCAACGAGTTCGTGTCCTTCCAGGTGGTGCTCCACGGCGGCACGACGGGCCTGCGGGGCGTGAGCGCCGCGCTGCCGGAGCTGCGTGGGGGCCGGTCGCGCATCCAGGGCGGAGACCTGCTGCTCTACCGGGAAGCGTTCCTGGACATCACGACCCCCACGCCTCCGGGGACGACTCCCGGGCGGTGGCCGGACGGCTTGGTGCCGGACGTGGACGAAGTCGTGGGCGAGAAGCGTCTGGCCTTTCCCTTTGACGTGCCCGCGGGCGAAGCCCGTGCCATCTGGGTGGACGTGCACGTGCCGTCCAACGCGCGCCCCGGCAACTACCGGGGCACCGTGACGGTGAGAGGCGAAGGCTTCACTTCGCGGGTGGAGGTGCGCCTCCAGGTGGTGGACGCCGTCCTGCCGAGCACCTCCTCCCTGCGCAGCGCCTTCCTGCTCTGGCCGCCCCACGTGTGCCGCGCCTTCACGGGAGATCCGGTGTGCCCCGTGGACACGCAGGTGCGGCTCTTGAAGCTGTTCCACCGGATGGCGCTGGAGCACCGCATCACGCTGGCGAGCGCCTTCCCCCGGGAGGTGAACCTGCCCACGTGGGACCTGCCGGACTACGACACGTTCAATGAGCGCTGGGGGCCGTTCCTCGACGGCACCGCCCCCAACCGGCTGCAAGGGGCGCGCATGACGGCCTTGCAGTACCTGGGGCCGGCCAACGGCGCGTCCCTGACGGAGTTCCAGACAGAGGCGGAAGCGCGCGGATGGCTGTCGCGCTCCTTCGACTACGTGGGGGACGAGCCGCCCTATGGCACCAGCTGGGAGGCCGTGGCGGCCCGCGCGGAGCTCACCCGCACCGCGGCCCCGCTTCTGCGCACGCTGCTGACCAGCACCGTCACCGAACTGGAAGCCCACGGGCTCCTGGAGGAGATCGACATCATCACCGTGCTGGTGAACTTCATCGACGGAACCAAGCCGCCCTACGTGGGCGACCAGCGCCCCAAGTACGACGACTTCCTCGCCCAGCCCCGCCGCGAGCTGTGGCTCTACCAGAGCTGCGCCAGCCACGGCTGCTCCCCGAACGAGCCGCCGCCTCCGGAGAACATCCCCGGCCAGGGCTGGCCCTCGTACATGGTGGACCGCTCGGCGGCCAAGGCGCGAGGCATGCAGTGGCTGGACTTCATCAACGGCGCCAGCGGCGAGCTGTACTACCAGACGGTGGGCCTGCTCTACACCGCGTGGACGACGCAGTTCCGCTTCAATGGCAACGGCGACGGCACCCTCTTCTACCCGGGGCTGCCCTCCATCATCGGCGGCACCACCGAGATCCCCCTGCCCTCGCTGCGCATGAAGCTCATCCGGCAAGGCATGCAGGACTACGAATGGCTCAAGCTGGTGAGTGACGCGGGCGACCCGGCGTACGCGCGCGCCGTGGCCCGGAAGCTCATCCCGCACGCCTGGGCGGTCCCCGACGACGGCGAGGCCTTCGACCGGGCGCGGCTGCTGCTCATCAAGCGCTACCGTCAGTTGTGCCGGGACCGCGTGTCGCCTCCCTGA
- a CDS encoding cation transporting ATPase C-terminal domain-containing protein, with the protein MKIHHLTVAESLRSLDSRAQGLASAEGERRQREFGPNPVSEGLLPTVTLALAMASQRMARRNVVVRDLVSVETLGSATVICTDKTGTLTENRMEARALFVASGRHAASPPELAALAASSPRLFEGARLCHTLQEVRRDGAPVLVGDPMEVALVHLPAMAACQGAIVVMQVCNVLLCRTERAPTFSVRPRDNPLLFVGVAVELLLLGFILYTPWGNRVFATAPVPAAAWLFVLPFAAGMLALEEARKAWVRRVRPQGGDTRSRHN; encoded by the coding sequence ATGAAGATCCATCACCTCACGGTGGCCGAGAGCCTGCGCAGCCTGGACAGCCGCGCGCAGGGGCTGGCCAGCGCGGAGGGGGAGCGCCGCCAGCGCGAGTTCGGCCCCAACCCGGTCTCCGAGGGGCTGCTGCCCACCGTCACGCTGGCGCTGGCCATGGCTTCGCAGCGCATGGCCCGGCGCAACGTCGTCGTGCGCGACCTGGTCTCCGTGGAGACGCTGGGCTCGGCGACCGTCATCTGCACGGACAAGACGGGCACCCTCACCGAGAACCGGATGGAGGCGCGCGCCCTGTTCGTCGCCAGCGGCCGGCACGCCGCCTCGCCTCCGGAGTTGGCCGCGCTGGCTGCGTCGTCCCCGCGCCTCTTCGAGGGCGCCCGCCTGTGCCACACGCTCCAGGAGGTGCGCCGTGACGGGGCGCCGGTGCTGGTCGGCGACCCGATGGAGGTGGCGCTGGTGCACCTGCCGGCCATGGCCGCGTGCCAGGGCGCCATCGTCGTGATGCAGGTGTGCAACGTGCTGCTGTGCCGCACGGAGCGCGCGCCCACCTTCTCCGTGCGGCCGAGGGACAACCCGCTGCTGTTCGTGGGCGTGGCGGTGGAGCTGCTGCTGCTCGGCTTCATCCTCTACACGCCGTGGGGCAACCGCGTCTTCGCCACGGCCCCGGTGCCCGCCGCGGCGTGGCTCTTCGTGCTGCCGTTCGCCGCCGGGATGCTGGCGCTGGAGGAGGCGCGCAAGGCGTGGGTCCGCCGCGTCCGGCCTCAGGGAGGCGACACGCGGTCCCGGCACAACTGA